In the genome of Cutibacterium equinum, one region contains:
- the prfB gene encoding peptide chain release factor 2: MALVDLQQTVEELDTSLSSIEHVLDPEAKKAEIADLEEQVAAPNLWDDQDNAQRVTSRLSALQAEIERLERLRSRIEDVQVLLEFAADGDDSESLAEATSETAKLRDEIDALEVRTLLSGRYDEREALVTIRSEAGGVDAADFAEMLLRMYLRWAERHSYNIEVLDTSYAEEAGIKSATFVVHAPFAYGTLSVEQGTHRLVRISPFDNQGRRQTSFAGVEVLPVVEETDHVDIPESDLRVDVFHASGPGGQGVNTTDSAVRLTHLPTGIVVSCQNERSQIQNKAAALRVLQAKLLEKAREEQEAEMNSLKSEGNSWGAQMRSYVLHPYQMVKDLRTNYEVGNTDAVFDGDIDDFIDAGIRWRRKNETD; this comes from the coding sequence GTGGCATTGGTAGACCTTCAGCAGACCGTCGAGGAGCTCGACACATCCCTGTCCTCAATTGAACATGTTCTCGATCCCGAGGCCAAGAAGGCCGAGATCGCGGACCTCGAGGAGCAGGTGGCCGCCCCCAATCTGTGGGACGACCAGGACAACGCCCAACGGGTGACGTCGCGACTGTCGGCCCTGCAGGCCGAGATCGAGCGCTTGGAGCGGCTGCGTTCTCGTATCGAGGATGTTCAGGTTCTGCTGGAGTTCGCGGCTGACGGTGACGACTCGGAGTCTTTGGCGGAGGCGACGAGCGAGACGGCCAAACTGCGTGACGAGATCGACGCCCTCGAGGTTCGCACATTGTTGTCGGGTCGCTACGACGAGCGTGAGGCCCTTGTCACCATTCGTTCTGAGGCCGGCGGCGTTGATGCGGCTGACTTCGCCGAGATGCTGCTGCGGATGTACTTGCGCTGGGCCGAGCGTCACAGCTACAACATCGAGGTCCTTGACACCTCCTACGCCGAGGAGGCGGGTATCAAGTCCGCTACCTTCGTCGTCCATGCCCCCTTCGCCTACGGCACCTTATCGGTGGAGCAGGGCACTCACCGCCTGGTGCGCATCAGCCCCTTCGACAATCAGGGACGTCGTCAGACCTCCTTCGCCGGCGTCGAGGTGCTTCCGGTCGTCGAGGAGACCGACCATGTTGACATTCCCGAGTCGGACCTGCGCGTTGACGTCTTTCATGCCTCAGGCCCCGGTGGTCAGGGCGTCAACACCACCGATTCGGCTGTCCGCCTGACCCACCTGCCCACCGGCATCGTGGTGAGCTGTCAGAACGAACGGTCCCAGATCCAGAACAAGGCTGCCGCCCTGCGCGTCCTCCAGGCCAAGCTGTTGGAGAAGGCTCGCGAGGAGCAGGAAGCCGAGATGAATTCGCTGAAGTCAGAGGGTAACTCGTGGGGTGCCCAGATGCGCTCCTATGTGCTGCATCCCTACCAGATGGTCAAAGATCTGCGCACCAACTACGAGGTCGGCAACACCGACGCGGTCTTTGACGGCGACATCGACGATTTCATTGACGCCGGCATCCGTTGGCGGCGCAAGAACGAGACCGACTGA